In the Leptospira sp. WS4.C2 genome, one interval contains:
- a CDS encoding helix-turn-helix domain-containing protein, protein MLRKKRGIKQYDMARALGVSPSYLSKIETGAQDPTEKFKSSCAKYLKTSVDKLFNESAVEDIYPEFSNGLKNKLWAVRRELGIKQYDFAKKLKVSTPFLSKVELGLLEPPEDFKNLVSKVLKMEKNELFLG, encoded by the coding sequence ATGCTTCGAAAGAAGAGAGGTATCAAACAGTACGATATGGCAAGGGCGCTGGGAGTTTCTCCAAGTTACCTTTCCAAAATTGAGACTGGAGCCCAAGATCCGACTGAAAAATTCAAGTCATCTTGTGCAAAGTATCTCAAAACCTCTGTTGATAAGCTTTTCAACGAAAGCGCTGTGGAAGACATCTACCCTGAGTTTTCCAACGGATTGAAAAACAAACTTTGGGCAGTCAGACGTGAGTTAGGAATCAAACAATACGATTTCGCAAAGAAATTGAAGGTTTCGACTCCATTTCTGTCAAAAGTAGAACTTGGACTTTTGGAACCACCGGAAGATTTTAAGAATCTGGTCTCCAAAGTTCTGAAAATGGAAAAAAACGAGCTATTTCTCGGCTAA
- a CDS encoding sodium-dependent transporter — translation MKERQVEHHDGWASRIGLILAVASGAIGLGNFLRFPGQAAQNGGGAFMVPYIISFLILGIPVCLAEWTMGRMGGKHGHSTPFIFREYLKGFPLKLSGTIGVMIPVMIYVYYVFIESWCLAYAYYFLTGQMSLDGSTQDEMTKQSSTFFLHLTGADANGSSFQSPIIIFFLLCVLFNFFLVYRGLSKGLEAFAKIAMPLMGICATIILIRVLTIPGIESGLAVMWNPDWSKLTQPKVWISAAGQIFFSLSTGFGIALVFSSFLKKKDDVVLSSLSSASLNEFAEVVFGGMITIPVAFLFLGMQATSFGTFGMGFIALPSVFGMMPGGNFFGGLWFFVLFLAAITSSVTMLQPGILFLEEGFHVGRRKSSLLLFLFTFLLCLPIIYFNKDFAALDIADFYIGTIMIYILASIQIFIFVFKIGVEKGVKDANEGSLIPFPKSIQFVLKYITPWFLLFIFVSFCYMNLPEYLDKMNPEVMGLLAENKGENVEDAKTKAIVARSVVIGLFLIYGFIYILVSKALDPKKGKLVS, via the coding sequence ATGAAAGAGAGACAAGTGGAACACCACGATGGCTGGGCCAGTCGTATAGGTTTGATATTGGCTGTGGCAAGTGGTGCGATTGGACTCGGAAATTTCTTACGATTTCCAGGACAAGCGGCACAAAATGGTGGTGGTGCCTTTATGGTTCCGTACATCATTAGTTTCCTGATTCTTGGAATTCCTGTATGTTTAGCCGAGTGGACTATGGGTCGCATGGGTGGCAAACATGGACATAGTACTCCTTTTATCTTTCGTGAGTATCTAAAAGGATTTCCTCTGAAACTTTCAGGAACCATTGGTGTAATGATTCCTGTGATGATCTACGTCTACTATGTATTCATTGAATCTTGGTGTTTGGCTTACGCTTATTACTTTCTTACGGGCCAAATGTCTCTTGATGGTTCCACCCAAGACGAGATGACAAAGCAGTCCTCTACTTTTTTTTTACACCTCACGGGAGCCGATGCCAACGGATCCAGTTTTCAATCCCCTATCATTATTTTTTTTCTCCTCTGTGTTTTGTTTAATTTTTTTCTCGTTTATCGTGGCCTTTCGAAAGGGCTCGAAGCCTTCGCTAAGATTGCAATGCCACTGATGGGAATCTGTGCTACCATCATTCTCATTCGAGTATTAACTATTCCTGGAATTGAATCGGGCCTTGCGGTAATGTGGAACCCCGACTGGTCAAAACTTACCCAACCTAAGGTATGGATCAGTGCTGCCGGACAAATTTTCTTTTCTTTATCCACTGGATTTGGGATTGCCCTCGTGTTCTCTAGTTTTTTAAAGAAAAAAGATGATGTAGTTCTTTCGAGTCTTTCTTCTGCTTCTTTGAATGAATTCGCAGAAGTCGTGTTTGGTGGTATGATTACTATTCCCGTTGCCTTTTTGTTTTTAGGAATGCAGGCTACTTCTTTTGGAACTTTTGGAATGGGTTTTATTGCACTGCCATCTGTTTTTGGAATGATGCCCGGAGGGAATTTTTTTGGTGGATTGTGGTTTTTTGTTTTATTCCTGGCTGCTATTACTTCCTCGGTAACCATGTTACAACCGGGAATTTTATTTTTAGAGGAAGGATTTCATGTCGGTCGTCGTAAGTCTTCCTTACTATTATTTTTATTTACCTTCCTTCTATGCCTTCCGATTATTTATTTTAACAAAGACTTTGCGGCTTTGGACATTGCTGACTTTTATATTGGAACCATTATGATTTATATTTTGGCTTCCATCCAAATCTTTATTTTTGTCTTTAAAATTGGTGTAGAAAAAGGTGTGAAGGATGCCAACGAAGGCAGTTTGATTCCTTTTCCTAAGTCCATTCAATTTGTTTTAAAATACATTACTCCTTGGTTTTTATTATTTATCTTCGTTTCTTTCTGTTATATGAACCTGCCTGAATATTTGGATAAAATGAATCCAGAAGTGATGGGACTGCTAGCGGAAAACAAAGGAGAAAATGTGGAAGATGCTAAAACAAAGGCCATAGTAGCTCGTTCGGTAGTGATTGGACTATTTTTGATTTATGGATTTATTTATATTTTGGTTTCGAAAGCACTGGATCCAAAAAAAGGAAAGTTGGTCTCATGA
- a CDS encoding ATP-dependent DNA helicase gives MDVQTVFTNKLPKLWKDYEVRKEQMEMATSIESAFNTGSNWVIEAGTGVGKSLAYLIPSALFSLENECTVVVSTETKALQDQLLYKDIPLVSEALGVPVNAMVALGASNYLCKRKYNRVMERGDFGPEMESSLQYFINWEKQTTAGIRAEYDGFLSNSFWNSVSRESDNCLGRNCPNFSSSYYFLEKEKWKKANILIVNHHLLASHLAGDFKILPPFSQLVIDEAHAFPEIVGRAFGSEIRYDLLMNLLHYLYFPEKRTGLVLKLKNSEKIIKSVEASIGYANDLFRMLLSAIPLQFNQFSTRHTERLKLDNGALEDTLADLASQLESLLTKYKKDSEDMEEKEMALGLEMVSGNLKKASSFLNDFRLKTNPNLVFWIEPPPQSSKDPFYYLFSQPKNTDEILANTLFPNMDSVVMTSATLSPTAGNFQYFLKEVGTTEVKTKTLASPFAYNTHSLLFVPKQVADPVQDPKRNKTDLSYWITRLLKLSEGDAFVLFTSNKLLSELYEELRNQVPYPIFSQTEMGPIAAKREFLANEKSVLFGVSSFWQGVDIKGDKLRNVIVTKLPFQVPTEPVLQAKMEDMERKGKSPFWEMQVPKTCLLLRQGFGRLIRSQSDTGMVSILDPRVHTKSYGKNVLQSLPKGVPLITEFNELERKFNLLPKS, from the coding sequence TTGGACGTACAAACCGTTTTTACAAACAAACTTCCAAAACTTTGGAAGGATTATGAAGTTAGAAAAGAACAAATGGAAATGGCAACTTCCATTGAATCTGCCTTTAATACGGGTTCCAATTGGGTGATTGAAGCGGGAACCGGTGTTGGAAAGTCCCTGGCTTATTTGATTCCGAGTGCCCTATTCTCTTTAGAAAACGAATGTACTGTGGTTGTTTCCACAGAAACCAAAGCCTTACAAGACCAATTGTTGTACAAAGATATCCCGCTAGTTTCTGAGGCTTTGGGAGTTCCTGTCAACGCGATGGTGGCACTTGGGGCAAGTAACTACCTTTGCAAACGGAAATACAATCGAGTGATGGAACGCGGTGATTTTGGTCCAGAAATGGAATCATCCCTGCAATACTTTATAAACTGGGAAAAACAAACCACAGCGGGAATTCGGGCAGAATACGATGGATTTTTATCCAATTCCTTTTGGAATTCGGTATCTAGAGAATCTGACAACTGTTTGGGGAGAAATTGCCCTAACTTTAGCTCTTCATATTATTTTTTAGAAAAGGAAAAATGGAAAAAAGCAAATATTCTAATTGTAAACCACCACTTACTTGCAAGCCATCTAGCTGGTGATTTCAAAATCCTTCCTCCTTTTTCCCAACTTGTCATTGATGAAGCCCACGCTTTTCCTGAGATTGTAGGCCGGGCTTTTGGTTCAGAAATTCGTTATGACCTGCTAATGAACCTACTTCATTATCTCTACTTTCCTGAGAAACGAACTGGCCTTGTTTTAAAACTAAAAAACAGTGAAAAAATAATAAAGTCTGTCGAGGCTTCTATTGGTTATGCGAATGATTTGTTTCGTATGTTGCTCTCAGCCATTCCTTTACAGTTCAATCAGTTTTCCACTCGCCACACAGAACGACTCAAATTGGATAATGGAGCCTTGGAAGATACTTTAGCAGACCTGGCTTCTCAGTTAGAGAGCCTCCTTACTAAATATAAAAAAGACAGTGAGGATATGGAAGAGAAGGAAATGGCTTTGGGTCTTGAGATGGTTTCAGGGAACCTAAAGAAAGCTTCTTCATTCCTCAATGACTTTCGGTTGAAGACAAATCCTAATTTGGTATTTTGGATAGAACCTCCTCCCCAGTCTTCGAAAGATCCATTTTATTATTTATTCTCCCAACCGAAAAATACAGACGAGATCTTAGCAAACACACTATTTCCCAATATGGATTCTGTGGTGATGACTTCGGCTACCCTTTCTCCAACAGCGGGGAATTTTCAGTATTTTTTGAAGGAAGTTGGAACCACAGAAGTCAAAACCAAAACATTGGCTTCTCCTTTTGCGTATAACACCCATTCACTATTGTTTGTCCCCAAACAAGTGGCAGATCCAGTCCAAGACCCAAAACGCAATAAAACGGATTTGTCGTATTGGATCACACGTCTGCTCAAACTTTCCGAGGGGGATGCTTTTGTATTATTTACATCTAACAAACTACTTTCAGAACTATATGAAGAGCTAAGAAACCAAGTTCCGTATCCGATTTTTTCGCAAACAGAAATGGGGCCAATTGCCGCCAAACGCGAGTTTCTTGCAAATGAAAAAAGTGTGTTATTTGGAGTGTCTAGTTTTTGGCAGGGTGTCGACATTAAGGGAGACAAACTTCGGAACGTGATTGTGACCAAACTTCCCTTCCAAGTTCCGACAGAACCTGTTTTGCAGGCCAAGATGGAAGATATGGAAAGAAAGGGCAAAAGTCCCTTTTGGGAAATGCAGGTTCCAAAAACATGTTTGCTTTTGCGGCAAGGGTTTGGGCGTCTGATTCGCTCTCAGTCGGACACAGGGATGGTGAGTATCCTTGATCCACGGGTGCATACGAAGTCCTATGGAAAAAACGTCTTGCAAAGTCTTCCGAAAGGCGTTCCCCTCATAACGGAATTCAACGAATTGGAAAGAAAATTCAATCTTTTGCCGAAGTCTTAA
- the asnS gene encoding asparagine--tRNA ligase codes for MIPSLDPSKSNSPNPASPHSFQGWVQGLRGNNHVQFLQLRTDGKIYQVVAEKEFLGEEIFKQVKALPQETSLVVHGVLQENPKAPGGQELFLHSLSIVGESNQYPITPKEHGPDFLHNHRHLWLRSKRQLAIQRVRSELSFAIREFFRNDGYTLIDTPILTGSIGESAGTLFSTEYFDLGQAYLAQTGQLYLETAAFAHSKVYCFGPTFRAEKSKTRRHLTEFWMLEAETAFLGQDGNLDLQERFVKTVLRTTIERTQEDLKALDRDPIPLLEQLAKPFPRVDYGEAIRILQTAGEEITWGEDINSDREQILTTHFGTAIFIQNFPRAIKAFYMKQNPNDASTVLSADLIAPDGIGEIIGGSEREESYEKIVERLKEEGLPPEDYSWYLDLRKYGSVPHAGFGMGLERVIAWICGLSHIRECISFPRMIYRLSP; via the coding sequence ATGATTCCAAGTTTAGATCCATCAAAATCCAATTCCCCTAATCCGGCTTCCCCACATAGTTTTCAAGGTTGGGTCCAAGGACTCCGAGGAAACAACCACGTCCAGTTCCTCCAACTGCGCACCGATGGAAAAATTTACCAAGTGGTGGCTGAAAAAGAATTTTTAGGCGAGGAGATCTTCAAACAGGTCAAAGCCCTACCGCAAGAAACCTCTTTAGTGGTTCATGGAGTTTTACAAGAAAATCCCAAGGCACCAGGAGGACAGGAACTTTTCCTTCATTCTCTTTCCATCGTAGGTGAGTCAAATCAGTATCCTATCACCCCCAAAGAACATGGACCTGATTTTTTACACAACCACAGGCATTTGTGGTTACGATCCAAACGCCAACTTGCCATCCAGAGGGTTCGTTCTGAATTGTCCTTTGCCATCCGTGAATTCTTTCGTAATGATGGATACACCCTCATCGACACTCCCATTCTGACTGGCTCCATTGGAGAATCAGCCGGAACCTTATTTTCCACAGAATACTTTGACTTAGGCCAAGCCTATCTGGCCCAAACTGGACAACTTTACTTGGAAACGGCTGCTTTCGCTCATTCCAAGGTCTACTGTTTTGGTCCCACTTTTCGTGCGGAAAAGAGTAAAACCAGACGCCACCTTACCGAATTTTGGATGTTGGAGGCAGAAACCGCCTTTCTTGGCCAAGACGGGAATTTAGACTTACAGGAACGATTTGTAAAGACAGTGCTTCGCACCACCATCGAACGAACGCAAGAAGATTTAAAAGCCCTGGATCGCGATCCAATACCTCTCCTAGAACAACTCGCCAAACCCTTCCCAAGAGTGGATTACGGGGAAGCAATTCGGATTTTGCAAACTGCCGGGGAAGAAATCACTTGGGGTGAGGACATCAATTCCGATAGGGAACAAATCCTTACCACTCATTTTGGCACCGCAATTTTCATTCAAAATTTCCCACGAGCCATCAAAGCCTTTTATATGAAACAAAATCCAAATGACGCGAGTACGGTCCTTTCAGCGGACCTCATTGCTCCCGATGGAATTGGTGAGATCATTGGTGGCTCCGAAAGGGAGGAATCTTACGAGAAAATTGTAGAACGATTGAAAGAAGAAGGCCTTCCTCCTGAAGATTACTCTTGGTATTTGGACCTTAGAAAGTATGGTTCGGTTCCTCATGCCGGTTTTGGAATGGGACTCGAACGAGTGATTGCTTGGATTTGTGGTTTGTCCCATATTCGGGAGTGTATTTCTTTTCCAAGGATGATTTACAGGCTCAGTCCTTAA
- the folD gene encoding bifunctional methylenetetrahydrofolate dehydrogenase/methenyltetrahydrofolate cyclohydrolase FolD, producing the protein MKSSILLDGKAISEKIRNRIAETLAKAKSEGKGIPTLATILVGNNPASETYVNMKVKACEKVGMVSRYVRLKEETTTEELLAEIKKLNADSSVNGILLQHPVPHQIDERLCFDEIALEKDVDGVTTISFGKLSMNSEAYFPCTPYGMILLLQEYGIDVTGKHAVVVGRSPILGKPMAIMLTNLNATVTLCHSKTQNLPELVKQADILVGAVGKPEFIKADWIKEGAIILDAGYNVGNVGDIEVSKAKDKSSYYTPVPGGVGPMTISVLLLQTMYSFLNQFSPKLDSHASNR; encoded by the coding sequence ATGAAATCTAGCATCCTATTAGACGGTAAAGCGATTTCCGAAAAAATTCGAAATCGAATCGCAGAAACATTAGCAAAAGCTAAATCCGAAGGTAAGGGAATTCCTACTCTTGCCACCATCCTTGTCGGCAACAATCCCGCTTCCGAAACCTATGTGAATATGAAGGTGAAGGCCTGTGAAAAAGTAGGAATGGTATCGCGTTATGTGCGACTGAAAGAAGAGACAACCACCGAAGAGCTATTAGCTGAAATTAAAAAACTGAATGCTGACAGTTCTGTAAACGGTATTCTTTTGCAACACCCAGTCCCTCACCAAATTGACGAACGTTTGTGTTTTGATGAAATTGCCCTGGAAAAAGATGTGGATGGTGTCACAACCATTTCCTTTGGAAAACTATCTATGAATAGTGAGGCATATTTTCCGTGCACACCGTACGGAATGATTCTTCTACTTCAAGAATATGGAATCGATGTTACGGGAAAACATGCAGTGGTAGTAGGAAGATCCCCTATCTTAGGAAAACCAATGGCAATTATGCTCACGAACCTAAATGCTACCGTTACACTGTGTCATTCCAAAACCCAAAACCTCCCTGAGCTTGTAAAACAAGCGGACATTTTGGTCGGTGCCGTTGGAAAACCAGAGTTTATCAAGGCAGATTGGATCAAAGAAGGTGCGATTATTTTAGATGCCGGCTATAACGTTGGTAATGTGGGAGACATTGAAGTCTCTAAAGCTAAGGACAAATCCTCCTACTACACTCCTGTTCCAGGAGGAGTGGGACCTATGACAATTTCTGTTCTTTTACTTCAAACTATGTATAGTTTTTTAAATCAATTTTCCCCTAAGTTGGATTCTCATGCCTCAAACCGCTAG
- a CDS encoding acetylxylan esterase, producing the protein MPQTASFDECFQTVPKLDPPTDLDSFWKEGIAELKKVPIKATYKTVLKGSFIWESLNDVSCQSIGNHVLYGKLAIPRKRGNRPVVVYFHDYLAVPEEIQKGYSDLGVAQLHITLRGHGEEMVHAPIDPTTGKAPIGWTPNYFAHGLDQKEDFYMRKLYLDVIRTIEFLRLTDGIDGDQIILHGKSIGSALAVFGAAYSDRIKGLILETPSFCYIDKDQIALKGNPWVRELTPFLEKRATKKIDYKKELAYFDALNFAKKIKIPALVSCGMEDVISHPKSTFALFNHMNCDKRMQLYPTEGNEAGKDKQPQANLEFVKEIFAL; encoded by the coding sequence ATGCCTCAAACCGCTAGTTTTGATGAATGTTTCCAGACGGTGCCCAAACTAGATCCTCCAACGGATTTGGATAGTTTTTGGAAGGAAGGGATTGCTGAGTTAAAAAAAGTCCCCATCAAAGCCACATACAAAACGGTTTTGAAAGGTTCTTTTATTTGGGAATCACTCAATGATGTAAGTTGTCAAAGTATCGGCAATCATGTGTTATATGGGAAACTGGCCATCCCGAGAAAGAGGGGCAATAGACCAGTTGTCGTATATTTTCATGACTATTTGGCCGTTCCAGAAGAGATCCAAAAAGGATATTCCGATTTAGGGGTTGCTCAACTTCATATCACCTTACGCGGACATGGTGAAGAAATGGTTCATGCACCCATAGATCCTACCACAGGAAAGGCTCCGATCGGTTGGACGCCGAATTATTTTGCACACGGTCTTGACCAAAAAGAAGATTTCTATATGCGCAAACTCTATTTGGATGTGATCAGAACTATAGAATTTTTACGTTTAACCGATGGGATTGACGGAGACCAAATCATTTTGCATGGAAAGTCAATCGGATCTGCACTCGCAGTGTTCGGGGCAGCTTACTCTGATCGAATCAAAGGTTTGATTTTAGAGACACCTTCCTTTTGTTATATTGATAAAGATCAAATTGCATTAAAAGGAAATCCATGGGTTCGGGAACTCACTCCCTTTTTAGAAAAAAGAGCCACTAAGAAAATTGATTATAAAAAGGAATTAGCTTATTTTGATGCACTTAACTTTGCAAAAAAAATAAAAATTCCAGCTCTTGTTTCCTGTGGAATGGAAGATGTTATCTCTCATCCAAAATCCACCTTTGCTTTATTTAACCATATGAATTGTGATAAAAGAATGCAGCTTTATCCAACGGAAGGAAATGAAGCAGGCAAAGACAAACAACCCCAAGCAAATTTAGAATTTGTAAAAGAAATCTTTGCCTTATGA
- the cysS gene encoding cysteine--tRNA ligase, whose product MSPVPFVFQNSKSGKKEVFQPKDETNVTIYSCGPTVYNFAHIGNIRSFLFVDVLRRSLLLGGYKLNQSMNITDIDDKIINESIKRKVSIEEFTKPWTEAFFKDLDTLHVQKLEHYPKATESIEAMVGLVETLQANGLVYEKDRNLYFSIQKFSRYGELSKIDVSGMKSGVRYDADEYTKDDVRDFVLWKNQKTEEEKCWHTRIGTGRPGWHLECSAMIRKVYGSGVDIHTGGIDLLFPHHENEAAQSLGAYPEEEFVGTWLHCEHLLVDGEKMSKSKGNFYTLRDILEKGYDPNSIRYHLISAHYRSKLSFSLNKLEESKIAMERIQNAIYRVLEAGNLWDHVPEGFEIGNFSIPELQNIKLEFISSLADDLNVPKALASVFELVRIVNQYLDGNGNAPKDSFLSESLQLFYIINELFAVFQFKKQIQTLDGISEEWIFEQIELRMIAKQNRDFSTADRIRKELEEKGILLADTKEGITTWKKAQ is encoded by the coding sequence ATGAGTCCAGTTCCCTTCGTTTTTCAAAATTCTAAATCTGGAAAAAAAGAAGTTTTTCAACCCAAAGACGAAACTAATGTCACTATTTATTCCTGTGGGCCAACAGTTTATAATTTTGCTCATATCGGGAATATTCGTTCCTTTTTGTTTGTGGATGTACTTCGCCGTTCTCTTTTATTAGGTGGGTATAAATTAAACCAATCGATGAATATTACAGACATCGACGACAAAATCATAAACGAATCAATCAAACGTAAGGTCAGTATTGAAGAATTTACAAAACCTTGGACTGAAGCTTTTTTTAAAGATTTAGATACTTTGCATGTGCAAAAGTTAGAACACTACCCTAAGGCAACCGAGTCCATTGAAGCTATGGTCGGCCTTGTGGAAACTCTCCAAGCCAATGGACTAGTCTATGAAAAAGATAGGAACTTATACTTTTCAATTCAGAAGTTTAGCCGGTATGGAGAACTTTCTAAGATAGACGTTTCGGGAATGAAGTCTGGGGTTCGTTATGATGCTGATGAATATACAAAGGATGATGTGAGGGATTTTGTCCTTTGGAAAAACCAAAAAACTGAAGAGGAAAAGTGTTGGCATACGCGGATTGGAACGGGACGGCCAGGTTGGCATTTAGAATGCTCTGCGATGATTCGAAAAGTTTACGGATCAGGTGTGGACATCCATACCGGTGGCATTGACCTCCTATTTCCTCACCATGAAAATGAAGCCGCTCAAAGTCTCGGCGCTTATCCCGAAGAAGAGTTTGTTGGAACCTGGCTACACTGCGAACATCTATTAGTTGATGGAGAAAAGATGTCGAAAAGTAAGGGAAATTTTTATACCCTACGAGACATTTTAGAAAAAGGATATGATCCAAATTCAATTCGTTACCATTTGATTTCTGCGCATTACAGAAGTAAGTTGAGTTTTTCTTTAAATAAACTGGAAGAATCAAAGATCGCAATGGAACGGATTCAAAATGCGATTTACCGTGTTTTAGAAGCTGGTAATTTATGGGATCATGTCCCAGAAGGTTTTGAAATCGGGAATTTTTCGATTCCTGAATTACAAAATATAAAATTAGAATTTATAAGCTCTTTAGCGGATGATTTGAATGTTCCCAAAGCACTGGCTTCCGTTTTTGAATTGGTTCGTATTGTGAATCAGTACTTGGATGGAAATGGAAATGCCCCAAAAGATTCATTTTTAAGTGAATCACTTCAACTTTTCTATATAATCAATGAGCTCTTTGCTGTGTTTCAATTTAAAAAACAAATCCAAACCCTAGATGGTATTTCTGAAGAATGGATTTTTGAACAAATCGAACTAAGAATGATCGCCAAACAAAACAGAGATTTCTCTACTGCCGACAGAATTCGTAAAGAGTTGGAAGAAAAAGGAATCCTTCTCGCTGATACAAAAGAAGGAATAACCACATGGAAAAAAGCCCAGTAG
- the rlmB gene encoding 23S rRNA (guanosine(2251)-2'-O)-methyltransferase RlmB gives MEKSPVEILFGKRNFFEFLESLDQVAPERGIKTIREVIVKDSLGNEEKQRIRQYIPNSIKFTTVSTRELDRIASDKNHQGYVIIRTKQKSFLSLGFEQFKQNVKVGEGPILILDRIQDPGNLGNILRTAECMGVKHVLMSDRDTSPITPVVEKVSAGAVHHLQIYRVANLMHGMEYLKKNEYWILATDEEGEETIWETLPEASQVAVIMGNEGEGVKRLLLEEADYVARIPLFGSVTSLNVVVACGITLDRVQNVSR, from the coding sequence ATGGAAAAAAGCCCAGTAGAAATACTTTTTGGAAAACGTAATTTTTTTGAATTTTTGGAGTCGTTAGACCAAGTGGCTCCCGAACGTGGAATCAAAACCATTCGGGAAGTCATTGTAAAAGATTCCCTTGGTAATGAAGAAAAACAAAGAATTCGTCAGTACATACCCAACTCCATCAAATTTACAACCGTATCCACTCGGGAACTTGATCGGATTGCCTCTGATAAAAACCACCAAGGTTATGTAATTATCCGCACCAAACAAAAATCATTTTTATCACTTGGATTTGAACAATTCAAACAGAATGTTAAGGTCGGCGAAGGCCCCATATTGATTTTAGACCGGATTCAAGATCCTGGAAATCTGGGAAACATATTAAGAACTGCTGAGTGTATGGGCGTAAAACATGTATTAATGTCTGATCGTGATACTTCCCCTATTACTCCTGTTGTGGAAAAAGTTTCTGCGGGAGCTGTCCATCATTTACAAATTTACCGAGTGGCAAACCTGATGCATGGGATGGAGTATCTCAAAAAAAATGAATATTGGATTTTAGCAACTGATGAGGAAGGGGAAGAAACTATTTGGGAGACTTTGCCTGAAGCTTCGCAGGTGGCAGTGATCATGGGGAACGAGGGAGAGGGAGTGAAACGTCTGCTTTTAGAAGAAGCAGACTATGTGGCAAGAATTCCCCTTTTTGGTTCGGTGACCTCACTTAATGTTGTGGTTGCTTGTGGAATCACCTTGGATCGGGTTCAAAATGTTTCGCGTTAG
- a CDS encoding esterase/lipase family protein codes for MFRVRRKFLFKFIVIGTIAFQSCIYDFYRKEFVSEDKKNNEILLLALLGLLPNPNQKLFAFYPGYSRNLSDSQFVTSDFFPKTAKRKLVFIHGWNPAERDSDPITSDEKKIQNIKNTFLNGMVHFQEGRASANLDFDLYLYTYRTSNSILINGRQFYSTLRANFSDSDQVYIVAHSMGGLVTRVALTPENGSLPFVRLVVTLASPQFGSPFATPSFLGSNPFLNDLGSYLVGTQGGSELGYTNQGAGQTVISGAENLILDVLNQSYLNFNLNGKFVSFAGVMTNCTVGETFYYNTGCTILTNAGFTQSDGIVPVNSARIGNLSYKQINVSDCDHSMMAFQTISPDDTKSLNLFTQVITEIRNSPY; via the coding sequence ATGTTTCGCGTTAGGCGAAAATTTCTTTTTAAATTTATCGTTATCGGTACAATTGCGTTCCAATCCTGTATTTATGATTTTTATAGAAAAGAATTTGTATCTGAAGACAAAAAGAACAATGAAATATTGTTACTCGCGTTACTCGGTCTTCTTCCTAATCCTAACCAGAAACTTTTTGCTTTTTATCCAGGTTATTCTCGGAACCTTTCCGATTCTCAATTTGTTACCTCTGATTTTTTTCCAAAAACAGCGAAAAGGAAATTAGTATTCATCCATGGTTGGAATCCGGCTGAAAGAGATTCCGATCCGATTACAAGTGATGAAAAAAAAATTCAGAACATAAAAAATACTTTTTTGAATGGAATGGTTCACTTTCAGGAAGGTAGGGCATCTGCAAATCTTGATTTTGATCTTTATCTTTATACATACCGTACATCCAACAGCATACTTATCAATGGCAGGCAATTTTACTCTACACTCCGTGCGAACTTTTCTGATTCAGATCAAGTTTACATTGTGGCCCATTCAATGGGAGGACTTGTCACAAGAGTGGCCTTAACTCCAGAAAATGGTTCCCTTCCTTTTGTTAGGTTGGTGGTGACACTTGCGAGTCCACAATTTGGATCTCCTTTTGCCACTCCCAGTTTTTTAGGAAGTAATCCTTTTTTAAATGACCTAGGCAGTTATCTGGTAGGAACTCAAGGTGGCTCGGAGTTGGGGTATACGAACCAAGGTGCTGGGCAAACTGTAATTTCCGGTGCTGAAAATTTGATTTTGGATGTATTGAATCAGTCATATTTAAACTTCAATTTGAATGGAAAGTTCGTTAGTTTCGCAGGAGTTATGACAAATTGTACAGTCGGTGAAACTTTTTATTATAATACTGGTTGTACAATTTTAACGAATGCTGGTTTTACGCAGTCAGACGGAATTGTGCCTGTCAATAGTGCAAGAATTGGGAATCTCTCTTACAAACAAATTAATGTTTCTGATTGTGACCACTCCATGATGGCTTTCCAAACCATCAGTCCTGATGATACAAAAAGTCTGAATCTTTTTACACAAGTGATTACGGAAATTCGTAATTCACCTTATTGA